Proteins found in one Candidatus Eisenbacteria bacterium genomic segment:
- the secF gene encoding protein translocase subunit SecF → MEFLTNANFEFINHRRKAYVFSAILIAIGLFSILFHKGLNYSIDFEGGSVLEVRFDEPVPLEPIRSALRKIEAGTFEVQRFGDEREILIHVKDTGLTGALGDRVLDQMRADFPDRSVEIRREESVGPRIGKELRSKAFWAILFANLGILIYISWRFEFRFAVAAVAALVHDVLITLGVFSLANLEISLSVIAAFLTIVGYSLNDTIVVFDRIREDLRLYARLPYDRVLNTAINRTLSRTILTGGTTLIVVLFLLFGGGSVIRDFALALFVGIVIGTYSSIYVASAIVVDWHNFDVARAKAKGLARASTTTK, encoded by the coding sequence ATGGAATTCTTGACCAACGCCAACTTCGAGTTCATCAATCATCGCCGCAAGGCGTACGTCTTCTCGGCAATTCTCATCGCGATCGGTCTCTTCTCGATCCTCTTTCACAAGGGGCTGAACTACTCGATCGACTTCGAGGGCGGGTCGGTGCTCGAGGTCCGCTTCGACGAGCCGGTACCCCTGGAACCGATCCGCTCCGCCCTTCGTAAGATCGAAGCGGGAACGTTTGAAGTGCAAAGGTTCGGGGACGAGAGGGAGATCCTGATCCACGTAAAGGACACCGGGCTCACGGGCGCCCTCGGGGACCGCGTGCTCGACCAGATGCGAGCGGACTTCCCCGATCGGAGCGTGGAGATCCGGCGCGAGGAGAGCGTCGGACCGCGCATCGGAAAGGAGCTTCGGAGCAAGGCGTTCTGGGCGATCCTCTTCGCCAACCTCGGGATCCTCATCTACATCTCGTGGAGGTTCGAGTTCCGCTTCGCCGTCGCCGCGGTGGCCGCGCTCGTCCATGACGTGCTCATCACGCTCGGGGTCTTCTCGCTCGCGAACCTCGAGATCTCGCTCAGCGTGATCGCGGCGTTCCTCACGATCGTCGGCTACTCTCTGAACGACACGATCGTCGTGTTCGACCGGATTCGCGAGGACCTTCGTCTCTACGCGCGGCTCCCCTACGACCGGGTGCTGAACACGGCGATCAACCGGACCCTCTCGCGAACGATCCTGACCGGCGGAACGACGTTGATCGTGGTCCTCTTTCTCCTCTTCGGAGGGGGGAGCGTGATCCGCGATTTCGCGCTCGCCCTCTTCGTGGGGATCGTGATCGGGACGTACTCCTCGATCTACGTCGCGAGCGCGATCGTGGTCGACTGGCACAACTTCGACGTGGCCCGGGCGAAGGCGAAGGGGCTCGCGAGAGCGTCGACGACGACGAAGTAG
- the secD gene encoding protein translocase subunit SecD — MNKNRYRLILVLAALLLGAWYVYPTLRFHTLSTEEREAMGEKELSELRSKALRLGLDLQGGMHLVLQVDRSNLSGDEASDATDRALEIIRNRVDQFGVAEPSIQRQGGDRIVVQLPGVQDALQAKSLIGQTALLEFKLLRSAAEFTETLRRIDDFLYARSKDAEVPEDTLALSPDEEAMKKTPLTARLRFFRSGEQDNAWVPEEQEAAVESLLAIPGVRGLVPFGAAFVWGREFVDYGGTNMKALYLVSDKPELTGASVSNAVVSMGLDQTRPNSPGVSLTLTGEGAHDFSRITGANVGRRLAIVLDGKIHVAPTIMGKIPRGRASITGNYDMDEAKILSIVLRAGALPAPLEIIEERTVGPSLGRDSIRLGVNAAIFGVLCVAIFMLIYYRLSGLYATVALILNLILILAVMSALRATLTLPGIAGIILTIGMAVDSNVLIFERIREELRNRKTVRASIEAGYTRAFRTILDSNVTTLISALVLLQFGTANIKGFAVTLSVGIVSSMFTAIVVTRMIFDFIVNRYSPTKLSI; from the coding sequence ATGAATAAAAACCGGTATCGGCTGATCCTCGTGCTCGCGGCGCTCCTCTTGGGCGCCTGGTATGTCTACCCCACGCTCCGCTTCCATACCCTCTCGACGGAAGAGCGGGAGGCGATGGGAGAGAAGGAACTGAGCGAGCTCCGCTCGAAGGCGCTCCGCCTCGGGCTCGACCTCCAAGGAGGCATGCACCTCGTGCTCCAGGTCGATCGCTCGAATCTTTCCGGAGACGAGGCGAGCGACGCGACCGACCGGGCTCTCGAGATCATCCGGAACCGGGTCGATCAGTTCGGCGTCGCGGAGCCGTCGATCCAGCGGCAAGGAGGAGATCGGATCGTCGTCCAGCTTCCCGGCGTGCAAGACGCTTTACAGGCGAAGAGTTTGATCGGGCAGACCGCGCTCCTCGAGTTCAAGCTCCTCCGGTCGGCGGCGGAGTTCACCGAGACGCTCCGCCGGATCGACGACTTCCTGTATGCCCGATCCAAGGACGCCGAGGTCCCCGAGGACACGCTCGCGCTTTCTCCCGACGAGGAGGCGATGAAGAAGACGCCGCTCACGGCGCGGCTTCGCTTCTTCCGGAGCGGCGAGCAGGACAACGCGTGGGTTCCGGAGGAGCAGGAGGCGGCGGTCGAGTCGCTTCTCGCGATTCCGGGGGTTCGGGGTCTCGTTCCGTTCGGTGCCGCTTTCGTGTGGGGCCGCGAGTTTGTCGACTACGGCGGGACGAACATGAAGGCCCTCTATCTCGTGAGCGACAAGCCGGAGCTCACCGGCGCCTCCGTGTCGAACGCGGTCGTCTCGATGGGGCTCGATCAGACGAGGCCGAACTCGCCGGGAGTGAGCCTCACCCTCACCGGCGAGGGGGCGCACGACTTCTCGCGGATCACCGGCGCGAACGTCGGGAGGCGGCTCGCGATCGTTCTCGACGGCAAGATCCACGTCGCGCCGACGATCATGGGGAAGATCCCCCGCGGCCGCGCGTCGATCACCGGGAACTACGACATGGACGAGGCGAAGATCCTCTCGATCGTCCTTCGGGCGGGCGCCCTTCCCGCGCCGCTCGAGATCATCGAGGAGAGGACGGTGGGGCCATCCCTCGGGCGCGACTCGATCCGCCTCGGCGTGAACGCGGCGATCTTCGGCGTTCTCTGCGTCGCGATCTTCATGCTGATCTACTACCGGCTCTCCGGACTCTACGCGACGGTCGCGCTCATCCTCAACCTGATCCTCATCCTCGCCGTGATGTCCGCTCTTCGCGCGACGCTCACGCTCCCCGGCATCGCCGGCATCATCCTCACGATCGGCATGGCGGTCGACTCGAATGTGCTGATCTTCGAGCGGATCCGCGAGGAGCTGCGGAATCGCAAAACCGTGCGCGCGTCGATCGAGGCGGGGTACACGCGCGCTTTCCGGACGATTCTCGACTCGAACGTGACGACGCTCATCTCGGCGCTCGTCCTCCTCCAATTCGGGACCGCGAACATCAAAGGGTTCGCGGTGACCCTGAGCGTCGGGATCGTTTCCTCCATGTTCACGGCGATCGTCGTGACGCGGATGATCTTCGATTTCATCGTCAACCGGTACTCGCCGACGAAGCTGAGCATCTAG